In Ovis canadensis isolate MfBH-ARS-UI-01 breed Bighorn chromosome 11, ARS-UI_OviCan_v2, whole genome shotgun sequence, one genomic interval encodes:
- the TK1 gene encoding thymidine kinase, cytosolic encodes MSCINLPNVLPGSPSKTRGQIQVILGPMFSGKSTELMRRVRRFQIAQYKCLVIKYARDTRYSSLFSTHDRNTMEALPACLLRDVIQDAQGVAVIGIDEGQFFPDIVEFCENMANSGKTVIVAALDGTFQRKAFGTILNLVPLAESVVKLTAVCMECFREAAYTKRLGVEKEVEVIGGADKYHSVCRLCYFKKPSGQPAVLDSEENKENCPMTLGKPAEAAGVRKLFATHQIRQCSQAN; translated from the exons ATGAGCTGCATCAATCTGCCCAAtgtgctgccaggctcccccagcaAGACCCGGGGCCAGATCCAG GTGATTCTCGGACCCATGTTCTCAGGAAAAAG TACTGAGCTGATGAGACGGGTCCGTCGCTTCCAGATTGCCCAGTACAAGTGCCTGGTGATCAAATATGCCAGAGACACACGTTACAGCAGCCTCTTCTCCACCCATGACCG GAACACCATGGAGGCCCTGCCAGCCTGTCTGCTCCGGGACGTGATCCAGGATGCCCAGGGCGTGGCTGTCATAGGCATCGACGAAGGGCAGTTT TTCCCTGACATTGTGGAGTTCTGTGAGAACATGGCCAACTCAGGGAAGACCGTCATCGTGGCTGCACTGGATGGGACCTTTCAGAGGAAG GCTTTTGGGACCATCCTGAACCTGGTGCCCCTGGCAGAGAGCGTGGTCAAGCTGACGGCGGTGTGCATGGAGTGCTTCCGAGAGGCCGCCTACACCAAGAGGCTGGGCGTGGAAAAGGAG GTCGAGGTCATTGGAGGAGCAGACAAGTACCACTCCGTGTGCCGCCTGTGCTACTTCAAGAAGCCCTCGGGTCAGCCCGCCGTGCTGGACAGCGAAGAAAATAAGGAGAACTGCCCGATGACGCTGGGAAAGCCCGCGGAGGCCGCGGGAGTCCGGAAGCTGTTTGCCACTCATCAGATCCGGCAGTGCAGCCAGGCCAACTGA
- the SYNGR2 gene encoding synaptogyrin-2 isoform X2: MESGAYGAPRAGGSFDLRRFVTQPQVLVRAVCLVFALIVFSCIFGEGYSNTHDSQQQYCVFNRNEDACRYGSAIGVLAFLASAFFFVVDIYFPQISNATDRKYLVIGDLLFSGPAGLPGLPALQGWSGRIHPELRGPHSGPKHGLRLLPRHACGHLPAATLHPECREHRGLPAAPCVLSCSQDSLGREESAWGASPPPRLLPQGLAPRASGPSLCTWRLSELTQGLEREP, from the exons ATGGAGAGCGGGGCGTACGGCGCGCCCAGGGCGGGCGGCTCCTTTGACCTGCGACGCTTCGTGACGCAGCCGCAGGTGTTGGTGCGCGCCGTGTGCTTG gTCTTCGCCTTGATCGTGTTCTCATGCATCTTCGGCGAGGGCTACAGCAACACCCATGATTCCCAGCAGCAGTACTGCGTCTTCAACCGCAACGAGGATGCGTGCCGCTACGGCAGCGCCATTGGGGTgctggccttcctggcctcagccttcTTCTTCGTGGTCGACATCTACTTCCCCCAGATCAGCAATGCCACTGACCGCAAGTACCTGGTCATCGGTGACCTGCTCTTCTCAG GGCCTGCTGGCCTTCCTGGCCTACCAGCGCTACAAGGCTGGAGTGGACGAATTCATCCAGAACTACGTGGACCCCACTCCGGACCCAAGCACGGCCTACGCCTCCTACCCAGGCATGCCTGCGGACACCTACCAGCAGCCACCCTTCACCCAGAATGCCGAGAGCACCGAGGGCTACCAGCCGCCCCCTGTGTACTGAGCTGCAGCCAGGACagtttggggagggaggagagtgcCTGGGgggcctcccctcctccccggcTCCTCCCCCAGGGCTTGGCTCCTAGAGCCTCTGGCCCCTCTCTATGCACCTGGCGCCTGTCCGAACTGACACAGGGCCTGGAGAGAGAGCCCTGA
- the SYNGR2 gene encoding synaptogyrin-2 isoform X1 has product MESGAYGAPRAGGSFDLRRFVTQPQVLVRAVCLVFALIVFSCIFGEGYSNTHDSQQQYCVFNRNEDACRYGSAIGVLAFLASAFFFVVDIYFPQISNATDRKYLVIGDLLFSALWTFLWFVGFCFLTNQWAATKVNDVLVGADSARAAITFSFFSIFSWGLLAFLAYQRYKAGVDEFIQNYVDPTPDPSTAYASYPGMPADTYQQPPFTQNAESTEGYQPPPVY; this is encoded by the exons ATGGAGAGCGGGGCGTACGGCGCGCCCAGGGCGGGCGGCTCCTTTGACCTGCGACGCTTCGTGACGCAGCCGCAGGTGTTGGTGCGCGCCGTGTGCTTG gTCTTCGCCTTGATCGTGTTCTCATGCATCTTCGGCGAGGGCTACAGCAACACCCATGATTCCCAGCAGCAGTACTGCGTCTTCAACCGCAACGAGGATGCGTGCCGCTACGGCAGCGCCATTGGGGTgctggccttcctggcctcagccttcTTCTTCGTGGTCGACATCTACTTCCCCCAGATCAGCAATGCCACTGACCGCAAGTACCTGGTCATCGGTGACCTGCTCTTCTCAG CTCTCTGGACCTTCCTGTGGTTCGTTGGCTTCTGCTTCCTCACCAATCAGTGGGCGGCCACCAAGGTGAACGATGTGCTTGTAGGAGCCGACTCAGCCCGGGCGGccatcaccttcagcttcttctccATCTTCTCCTGG GGCCTGCTGGCCTTCCTGGCCTACCAGCGCTACAAGGCTGGAGTGGACGAATTCATCCAGAACTACGTGGACCCCACTCCGGACCCAAGCACGGCCTACGCCTCCTACCCAGGCATGCCTGCGGACACCTACCAGCAGCCACCCTTCACCCAGAATGCCGAGAGCACCGAGGGCTACCAGCCGCCCCCTGTGTACTGA